The DNA window GCTTTAGCGAACTCATGATCGAAATCTTCGGCGAAGCCGACGGCAAGGCGGCCCGCAGCGCGATCGGCGCCGGCTCCCTGCCGGGCAACATGGCCGTTGAAGTCGAAGCGATCTTTGAGATTCGTTCCTGACTTCTTTTTTCTCGCAACCCAGCTTTGACCCTTACTAACTTTGAGGCGGTCTGATGTCGAAATCGTGGATGCTACTTCTCCCGGCGGTTCTCCTGGGCGCCTGCCTGCTGGCGGATTCCGCCCAGGCCCAACCCAAAAAAAGAGCGACGCCGCCGACCCGCCCGTTCGATGCTCCGGGCTCGCCGTCCTTTACCCGACTGGATGGAAAGCCGGGCGTGAATCCTCCGGCCGATGTGAACGGCAATTTCGTCATCGGCCCCGAATACGCCCCCGCCCCGGAACGCCAGGTGATGGAAGGCGTACCCCAAGGGAAGGTGTCGCAGTTCACCATGGACTCCACCCAGGGGAAGCTCTTTAATCCAGGCATTGCCCGGGACGTGTTCGGCACGGTCGATCCCAAGAACCCCAAAACGCTGATCGTCGACACGCACGAGATCGACTACCAGAGGCAGATCACCGTCTATGTTCCGGCCCAGTACAAGCCCGGCAGCGAGGCGCCCTTTATGGTCATCCATGACGGACCTAAAGGAAAACCCGACATGACCGTGCCGCACATTCTGGATAACCTGATCGCCCAGAAGCGCGCGCCGGCGATGGTCGTGATCATGATCGCCAACGGCGGCGGCGACGCCCAGGGACATGAGCGGGGCCGCGAATACGACACCATGTCGGGCCTGTTCGCCGAATACATCGAGACAGAAGTGCTGCCGCTGGTGGAGAAAAATTGCGACGTCAAGCTGACCAAGGATCCCGACGGACGCGCCGCCATGGGCAGCAGCTCCGGCGGCTCGGCGGCGCTCATCATGGCCTGGTATCGGCCCGACCTGTATCACCGCGTGCTGACAACTTCTGGCACCTTTGTGAACCAGCAATGGCCCTTCAACCCGGAAACGCCCGACGGCGCCTGGGGCTTCCATAACAAGCTGATCCCCGAAAGCGACCGCAAGCCGCTGCGGATCTTTCTGGCCGTCGGCGACCGCGACAGCCTGAACCCCAACATCATGCGCGACGACATGCACGACTGGGTCGAGGCCAACCATCGCATGGCCAAGGTGCTCAAAGAAAAAGGGTACCCCTACCAGTATCTGTTCTGCCTCAACGCCGGGCACGGCGTCGGCAACGCCAAAGCCCAGTTCCTGCCCCACGCCATCGAATGGGTCTGGCACGGTTATGGTGAGAAGAAGTAGGGCGAGTTCGCCAAACGCATAACGAAAGCCGGCCCAGAAAGCCGGCTTTCGTTCGGACAGCGAAAAGAATAAATGCCGGATTCTGGTTCGTCGTTTTGAGCAAGTACAGACGCCCGACAGTCGCCTTTCACTCCGTGAAAGGACGCGTACTTTCGCGGAGCGAAAGTCGACTTTCTGCGCCGGCGGGTTCGCAAAACAACCCAACCAGAATCGACGGTAATTACCTTCACTTTCCCCGTGAAAGGACGCGTTCTTTTGCGGAGCAAAAGACGACTGACCGTCGGTAAAAGGTGACGCGTCCCCCGCAACAGGCGACAATCCCCAGCAAACGCCTGCCCTGCGGCAGGCGTTTGTCCTGGGATTTGCCCTTCTAAAACTTCAGCGCCCGTTCGACGATTTCCAGCACGTCGCTGGACAGACCCTGCTTTGCCTGGATCCGCTCCAGCTGGGCCTGCATCAGCGACTGGCGTTCCTTGTCGAAGCGGCGAATCGTGTTGAATGCCGAAACCAGCCGCGACGCCAGCTGCGGGTTGTTCGCGTCGATCTGCAGGATATAGTCGGCCAGCAGCGCATAGCCCACGCCGCTTTTGTCATGGAAGCGGCAAGCGTTGGCCGCAAATGCGCCGAGCAGCGAGCGGACCCGGTTCGGGTTGGTAATGGCGAACTTTTCGTGCTGCGTCAGCCGCTTTACCTGCTCCACCACGTCCGACCGACGGGAGCCGGCCTGCACGGCGAACCACTTGTCCAGCACCAGCGGATCCCTGTGCCAGGCCTGGTAAAAGTCGGCCGTCGCCGACTCCCGCTGCGGGCAGTCCAGATCGGCCAGCAGCGACAGCGCGGCGATCTTGTCCGTCATGTTGTCGGCCGCCTGGTACTGGCTGGCG is part of the Lignipirellula cremea genome and encodes:
- a CDS encoding alpha/beta hydrolase, with protein sequence MSKSWMLLLPAVLLGACLLADSAQAQPKKRATPPTRPFDAPGSPSFTRLDGKPGVNPPADVNGNFVIGPEYAPAPERQVMEGVPQGKVSQFTMDSTQGKLFNPGIARDVFGTVDPKNPKTLIVDTHEIDYQRQITVYVPAQYKPGSEAPFMVIHDGPKGKPDMTVPHILDNLIAQKRAPAMVVIMIANGGGDAQGHERGREYDTMSGLFAEYIETEVLPLVEKNCDVKLTKDPDGRAAMGSSSGGSAALIMAWYRPDLYHRVLTTSGTFVNQQWPFNPETPDGAWGFHNKLIPESDRKPLRIFLAVGDRDSLNPNIMRDDMHDWVEANHRMAKVLKEKGYPYQYLFCLNAGHGVGNAKAQFLPHAIEWVWHGYGEKK